One genomic window of Nitrospirota bacterium includes the following:
- a CDS encoding DUF507 family protein, translating into MKFKKERVSILATGIFEGLLKNGLISANVPAEELIRKIENTVMDDLMIEDKLNEEVREILKSHSKQLEKESVNYQKMFQMVKDKLVKERGLIL; encoded by the coding sequence ATGAAATTCAAAAAAGAACGGGTTTCAATCCTTGCCACCGGTATTTTCGAAGGTCTCCTGAAGAACGGACTTATTTCTGCAAACGTCCCGGCAGAAGAACTGATCAGAAAAATTGAAAATACTGTTATGGATGATCTGATGATCGAAGACAAACTCAATGAAGAGGTCCGGGAAATTCTGAAAAGTCATTCAAAACAGCTTGAGAAGGAGAGTGTAAATTATCAGAAGATGTTTCAGATGGTCAAAGACAAGCTTGTTAAGGAAAGGGGATTAATTCTCTGA
- a CDS encoding DUF507 family protein, which yields MSEDKINHLSHLILKGIKDAPVTFKADDVSVLREIKRLISAEVHIDEEVDAIVRKKLAAYTKKTDEGTPDWNHQYNRFFEEEMRKRRR from the coding sequence ATGAGCGAAGACAAGATAAACCATCTGTCACACCTAATTTTAAAGGGCATTAAGGATGCGCCCGTTACGTTCAAGGCAGACGATGTGTCGGTATTGAGGGAGATCAAACGTTTGATTTCCGCTGAGGTTCACATAGATGAAGAAGTGGATGCAATTGTAAGAAAAAAACTGGCCGCTTATACCAAAAAGACAGATGAAGGAACCCCTGACTGGAACCACCAGTATAATCGCTTCTTTGAAGAGGAGATGAGGAAGCGCAGGAGATAA
- a CDS encoding M67 family metallopeptidase: MLRIPPEIAESMIEHAKNDFPLECCGILGGKNGVVSHIYPMSNIDQSRTRYLMDPAEQMRVFKEMRSLGTELKAIYHSHPNHPAFPSRTDVELAYYPEAVYIIISVNDRMETKTGSFNITGGEITTAATDLQ, from the coding sequence ATGCTGAGAATTCCACCTGAAATTGCGGAATCAATGATTGAACACGCAAAGAATGATTTTCCCCTCGAGTGCTGCGGGATACTTGGTGGAAAAAACGGCGTGGTATCGCACATATATCCTATGTCCAATATTGACCAGTCAAGGACAAGATACCTTATGGATCCGGCTGAGCAGATGAGGGTCTTTAAAGAGATGAGGTCACTTGGAACGGAACTCAAGGCAATATACCATTCGCACCCCAATCACCCTGCCTTTCCTTCACGGACAGATGTGGAGCTTGCCTATTATCCGGAGGCGGTCTACATAATCATCTCTGTCAATGACAGGATGGAGACAAAGACCGGGAGTTTCAATATAACGGGCGGGGAAATTACAACAGCGGCTACAGACCTTCAGTAG
- the moeB gene encoding molybdopterin-synthase adenylyltransferase MoeB: protein MDFTEEQVKRYSRHIILSEVGGKGQEKLCEARVFITGAGGLGSPVALYLAAAGVGTIGIIDDDVVDMSNLQRQILHSMKTLNKPKVESARETLGALNPDVKVVPYRERLSSANIMDIIKDYDLVLDGSDNFPTRFLVNDACFFSGKPLISGSIFRFEGQVTTLKPHDGHPCYRCLYPEPPPPGLVPSCQEAGVLGVLAGTVGVIQATEAVKEVLGIGSSLASHLLIYDALGMKFLKVRTQKDPNCFLCGKEKKITGLMDYEQSCTLKI from the coding sequence ATGGATTTTACTGAGGAGCAGGTTAAGAGATATAGCAGGCATATAATCCTTTCAGAAGTTGGTGGAAAGGGGCAGGAGAAGCTCTGTGAAGCCAGGGTCTTTATTACCGGCGCAGGCGGGCTTGGCTCTCCTGTTGCCCTCTATCTTGCCGCTGCAGGGGTTGGCACTATCGGTATTATTGATGACGATGTCGTTGATATGTCCAATCTACAGAGACAGATACTCCATTCCATGAAGACGCTTAATAAACCAAAGGTTGAGTCTGCAAGGGAAACCCTTGGGGCATTGAACCCTGATGTTAAGGTGGTTCCTTACAGGGAAAGGCTCTCTTCTGCGAATATAATGGATATAATAAAGGATTATGACCTTGTCCTTGACGGGTCAGATAACTTCCCCACAAGGTTTCTTGTAAATGATGCATGTTTCTTCAGCGGAAAACCGCTCATTTCCGGCAGTATCTTCAGGTTTGAAGGACAGGTTACCACGTTAAAGCCTCATGACGGACATCCCTGCTACAGGTGCCTTTATCCTGAGCCTCCTCCGCCGGGCCTTGTGCCAAGTTGTCAGGAGGCCGGCGTCCTTGGCGTCCTGGCCGGGACAGTCGGCGTGATACAGGCTACAGAGGCTGTCAAGGAGGTGCTTGGAATAGGCAGCTCGCTTGCGTCCCACCTGTTGATATATGATGCGCTTGGTATGAAGTTCCTGAAGGTCAGGACTCAAAAAGATCCAAACTGTTTTCTGTGTGGCAAAGAGAAAAAGATTACCGGGTTGATGGACTACGAGCAGAGCTGTACACTTAAGATATAG
- a CDS encoding NIL domain-containing protein — MSYYRIRINFPEDKIKEPLIYQLGREFKVVTNVRRADVREKTGWVELELEGESGEIEKAVESLRAKGVKVEPIERNIIE, encoded by the coding sequence ATGTCATATTACAGAATCAGGATTAATTTCCCTGAAGACAAGATCAAGGAGCCTCTCATATACCAGTTAGGCCGGGAGTTTAAAGTTGTTACCAATGTAAGAAGGGCGGATGTCAGAGAGAAGACCGGATGGGTTGAGCTTGAACTGGAGGGTGAATCGGGCGAGATAGAGAAGGCCGTTGAATCCCTGCGAGCTAAGGGAGTTAAAGTAGAACCTATAGAAAGAAATATTATAGAATAG
- a CDS encoding MoaD/ThiS family protein, with protein sequence MAIKVRIPTPLRRLTDGQGEIDASGKTIGEMLGDLEVRYPGIKERLCDEAGNLRRFVNIYVNEEDIRFKQGSDTALSDGDEVSIVPAIAGG encoded by the coding sequence ATGGCAATTAAGGTACGAATTCCCACACCATTACGCAGATTGACTGACGGACAGGGCGAGATTGATGCATCAGGAAAGACAATAGGAGAGATGCTTGGAGACCTCGAAGTAAGATATCCCGGAATTAAAGAACGGCTTTGTGATGAGGCAGGAAACCTGAGGCGCTTTGTAAACATTTACGTTAATGAGGAAGATATAAGGTTTAAACAGGGCAGTGATACGGCTCTCTCGGATGGCGACGAGGTTTCTATTGTCCCTGCAATAGCCGGAGGATAG
- a CDS encoding threonine synthase, with the protein MNKKSAASDILKQKIKGLKCRECGKLYPAVALHVCEFCFGPLEVDYNYDEIKKQISRERIENGPGSLWRYADLLPVEGLPTVGLYAGFTPLIHAKNLGEELGLNKLYIKNDTVNHPTLSFKDRVVAVAITRAKELGFTAVACASTGNLANSVAAHAAEAKLQCYVFIPGDLEAGKILGSLIYSPTVVAVNGNYDDVNRLCSEVAGEYNWAFVNINIRPYYAEGSKTLAFETAEQLGWKAPDHVVVPVASGSLLTKIWKGFNEFKTLGLIDSVHTKVNGAQAEGCSPVASAFKEGRDFIKPVKPKTIAKSIAIGNPADGYYALKAVHESKGSVDAVSDTETIEGIKLLARTEGIFAETAGGVTIAVLKKLVMKGLIPADESVVAYVTGNGLKTQEAVINAVGDVVRIDPSMDAFEKSLNIREKS; encoded by the coding sequence ATGAACAAGAAGTCTGCAGCATCTGATATTTTAAAACAAAAAATCAAAGGACTTAAATGCAGGGAGTGTGGAAAGTTATATCCGGCTGTTGCACTGCACGTATGTGAGTTCTGTTTTGGTCCCCTCGAAGTTGACTATAATTACGATGAGATCAAAAAACAGATAAGCCGGGAGCGCATTGAGAACGGTCCCGGGAGCCTCTGGAGATATGCCGATCTCCTTCCGGTTGAAGGCCTGCCGACTGTTGGCCTGTATGCCGGTTTTACACCCCTGATCCATGCGAAGAATCTTGGAGAAGAGCTTGGTCTTAATAAGCTCTATATCAAGAATGATACGGTCAATCACCCGACGCTGTCATTTAAAGACAGGGTAGTGGCAGTTGCCATTACGAGGGCTAAGGAACTTGGTTTTACTGCAGTTGCCTGTGCGTCAACAGGAAATCTCGCAAATTCCGTGGCAGCGCATGCGGCTGAGGCAAAGCTTCAGTGTTATGTGTTTATACCCGGGGACCTTGAAGCAGGCAAGATACTTGGCAGTCTGATATACTCTCCCACTGTTGTTGCTGTTAACGGAAATTACGATGATGTAAACAGGTTGTGCAGTGAAGTGGCAGGGGAGTATAACTGGGCATTTGTCAACATAAATATCAGACCATATTATGCTGAGGGGTCAAAGACGCTGGCATTTGAAACAGCCGAACAGCTTGGGTGGAAGGCGCCTGACCATGTGGTTGTTCCTGTTGCATCCGGGTCTTTGTTGACAAAAATATGGAAGGGGTTTAATGAGTTTAAGACTCTTGGATTGATAGACAGTGTGCATACAAAGGTGAATGGAGCACAGGCAGAAGGATGTTCCCCTGTAGCCTCAGCCTTTAAAGAAGGCAGGGACTTTATAAAGCCTGTTAAACCGAAGACTATTGCCAAGTCAATTGCGATTGGCAACCCGGCAGATGGATACTATGCACTAAAGGCTGTTCATGAGAGCAAGGGGAGTGTTGATGCCGTCTCTGATACAGAGACCATTGAAGGGATTAAGCTCCTTGCCAGGACTGAAGGGATCTTTGCCGAGACAGCAGGAGGGGTCACTATAGCTGTTCTGAAGAAGCTGGTCATGAAGGGGCTTATACCGGCGGATGAGAGTGTAGTGGCCTATGTTACGGGGAATGGTTTAAAGACACAGGAGGCTGTGATAAACGCTGTCGGCGATGTCGTAAGGATAGACCCTTCTATGGATGCATTTGAAAAGTCTTTGAACATCAGGGAAAAATCATAA
- the moeB gene encoding molybdopterin-synthase adenylyltransferase MoeB: MSFTDDQIKRYSRHIILPEVGGKGQKKIRQSRVLVIGAGGLGSPAAYYLAAAGIGVLGIIDGDVVDLSNLQRQIIHQTPDIDKPKVISAKEKIEALNPDVEVKTYHELLTSRNALELFKEYDVILDGTDNFPAKFLANDAAVFADKPLVHGGILRFVGQVMSIVPHKTACYRCVFNSPPPAGLIPTCQEAGVVGVLAGVVGTIQATEVLKLILNIGQPLKDRLMTFDAHKMEFREIKIRKNPKCPVCGENPTIKELIDYEQEVCSI; encoded by the coding sequence TTGAGTTTTACTGATGATCAGATTAAGAGGTACAGCAGGCATATAATCCTTCCTGAGGTCGGAGGCAAGGGGCAGAAGAAGATCCGCCAATCCAGGGTGCTCGTAATCGGCGCCGGAGGGCTTGGATCTCCTGCGGCATATTACCTTGCGGCAGCCGGGATTGGAGTGCTTGGTATCATTGATGGCGATGTCGTCGACCTCTCTAACTTACAGAGGCAGATAATCCATCAGACACCTGACATTGATAAACCAAAGGTAATTTCTGCTAAAGAGAAAATAGAGGCGCTTAATCCGGATGTAGAGGTAAAAACATATCATGAACTTCTGACCTCGCGTAATGCATTGGAACTTTTCAAGGAGTATGACGTTATTCTTGACGGTACCGATAATTTCCCGGCAAAATTTTTAGCAAATGATGCAGCAGTTTTTGCTGACAAGCCCCTCGTACATGGCGGGATACTCAGGTTTGTAGGACAGGTTATGTCTATTGTGCCGCATAAGACGGCCTGTTACAGGTGCGTGTTTAACAGTCCGCCGCCTGCAGGGCTTATACCGACATGTCAGGAGGCAGGTGTGGTCGGCGTCCTTGCCGGGGTAGTAGGTACGATACAGGCGACAGAGGTGCTAAAGTTAATACTAAACATAGGGCAACCGCTTAAAGACAGATTGATGACTTTTGATGCCCACAAGATGGAGTTCAGGGAGATCAAAATCAGGAAAAATCCAAAGTGTCCTGTATGCGGCGAAAATCCTACGATTAAAGAATTGATAGATTATGAACAAGAAGTCTGCAGCATCTGA